One genomic window of Diospyros lotus cultivar Yz01 chromosome 8, ASM1463336v1, whole genome shotgun sequence includes the following:
- the LOC127808447 gene encoding protein STRUBBELIG-RECEPTOR FAMILY 8-like isoform X5, producing the protein MYISLNNPPQLTNWNASGGDPCGESWQGVTCQGSAVVSVQIPGLGLNGTMGYLLSDLWSLRTLDMSDNNIHDSIPYQLPPNLITLNLASNNLSGDLPYSVSIMVSLRYLNISHNSLSRSIEDIFANLARLSTLDLSFNNFSGDLPSSFSGLANLSTLHVQNNQLTGSLTVLAGVNLTELNVANNNFTGWIPRQFSSIHKFIYDGNSFDNSFAPPPPPPSKSHHPRRPHKAHRRHSPPDAYTLQSSHDQASKRENGNKKHGLTAGSVIGIALGSLLVVLLVMFVFVFCIRKGKRKRQTAARTSAGTLSITMDKVTTEMQAQRIAVVADLRPPPTEKLMVDRMQGKNGSVKRIKSPVTATSFTVASLQTATNSFSQENLIGEGSLGRVYKGEFPNGKIVAIKKIDNAALSLQDEDNFIEAVSIMSRLRHPNIIALVGYCAEHGQRLLVYDYVGNGSLHDMLHFADERSKMLTWNARVRVALGTARALEYMHEVCLPSVVHRNLKSANILLDEELIPHLSDCGLAALTPNTERQQVSSTEMVGSFGYSAPEFVLSGIYTAKSDVYSFGVVMLELLTGWKPLDSSRVRSEQSLVRWATPQLHDIDALAKMVDPVLNGMYPVKSLSRFADIIALCVQPEPEFRPPMSEVVQALVRLMQRASVVRRHSSEESGFMHRTPDRDAAEMLY; encoded by the exons ATGTACATTTCACTGAACAATCCTCCACAGCTAACTAATTGGAACGCAAGTGGTGGCGATCCGTGTGGAGAGTCATGGCAAGGGGTTACTTGCCAAGGTTCTGCTGTTGTTTCAGT TCAGATTCCAGGGCTGGGGCTCAATGGGACAATGGGATACTTGCTTTCCGACCTTTGGTCCTTAAGAACATT AGATATGAGTGACAACAATATTCACGATTCAATTCCATATCAGCTACCTCCGAACCTTATAACCCT AAATCTTGCTAGCAACAACTTAAGTGGGGACCTACCTTACTCTGTTTCTATTATGGTTTCTCTTAGATATCT GAACATTAGCCATAATTCTCTCTCGCGGTCCATTGAAGACATATTTGCCAATCTTGCTAGGCTCTCAACCTT GGATCTTTCTTTCAACAACTTCAGTGGAGATCTTCCCAGTTCATTTAGTGGGTTGGCTAATCTTTCTACTCT TCACGTTCAGAACAACCAACTAACTGGTTCTCTCACTGTTCTGGCTGGTGTGAATTTGACAGAGTT AAATGTTGCAAACAACAATTTTACTGGATGGATTCCAAGACAGTTCAGTTCCATCCATAAATTTAT ATATGATGGGAATTCGTTCGATAATAGTTTTGCTCCtcctccaccaccaccatccAAGTCACACCACCCCAGAAGACCACACAAAGCTCATCGAAGACATTCTCCCCCAGATGCATATACACTTCAGAGTTCTCATGACCAAGCTTCCAAACGAGAGAATGGAAATAAAAAGCATGGGTTGACAGCTGGTTCTGTTATAGGAATTGCTCTTGGTTCTTTGCTCGTGGTTCTCTTGGTGATGTTTGTGTTTGTATTTTGCATCCGTAAGGGCAAAAGGAAGAGACAAACTGCTGCTAGAACTTCTGCAGGAACTCTCTCTATTACCATGGACAAAG TGACTACAGAGATGCAAGCACAAAGGATTGCTGTTGTGGCAGACTTGAGGCCCCCACCTACAGAAAAGTTAATGGTCGACCGGATGCAAGGGAAAAATGGATCTGTAAAGAGAATCAAGTCCCCTGTAACTGCTACTTCTTTTACAGTTGCTTCTCTACAAACTGCAACAAATAGCTTTAGTCAAGAAAATCTTATTGGTGAAGGTTCACTTGGCCGTGTTTATAAAGGAGAATTTCCTAATGGAAAG ATAGTGGCCATTAAGAAGATCGACAATGCAGCACTCTCACTTCAggatgaagataattttattgAAGCTGTTTCAATTATGTCACGCCTGAGGCATCCCAACATTATCGCATTAGTAGGATACTGTGCAGAGCATGGCCAACGGCTTCTGGTGTACGATTATGTAGGTAATGGGAGCTTGCATGATATGCTACATTTTGCTGATGAAAGGAGCAAGATGCTAACGTGGAATGCACGTGTCAGAGTTGCACTTGGCACTGCTCGAGCATTAGA GTACATGCATGAGGTTTGCCTGCCTTCAGTTGTGCATAGAAACTTGAAGTCGGCAAACATTTTACTTGATGAAGAGCTCATTCCCCATTTATCAGACTGTGGTTTGGCTGCTTTAACACCAAACACAGAGCGGCAG CAGGTTTCATCAACCGAAATGGTTGGTTCATTTGGTTATAGTGCTCCTGAATTTGTCTTATCTGGAATATACACTGCCAAAAGTGATGTCTATAGCTTTGGGGTGGTGATGTTGGAGCTTTTGACTGGCTGGAAACCACTGGATAG TTCAAGGGTGAGATCAGAACAGTCACTTGTAAGATGGGCTACTCCTCAACTCCATGATATTGATGCCTTGGCAAAAATGGTAGATCCTGTATTAAATGGCATGTATCCTGTAAAGTCTTTGTCTCGCTTTGCTGACATCATTGCCCTCTGCGTTCAG CCTGAACCAGAGTTTCGGCCTCCCATGTCTGAAGTCGTGCAAGCACTGGTTCGGTTAATGCAAAGGGCAAGCGTGGTGCGAAGGCACTCCAGCGAAGAATCGGGTTTTATGCACAGGACTCCAGATCGCGATGCAGCAGAGATGCTGTACTAG
- the LOC127808447 gene encoding protein STRUBBELIG-RECEPTOR FAMILY 8-like isoform X6, whose protein sequence is MGYLLSDLWSLRTLDMSDNNIHDSIPYQLPPNLITLNLASNNLSGDLPYSVSIMVSLRYLNISHNSLSRSIEDIFANLARLSTLDLSFNNFSGDLPSSFSGLANLSTLHVQNNQLTGSLTVLAGVNLTELNVANNNFTGWIPRQFSSIHKFIYDGNSFDNSFAPPPPPPSKSHHPRRPHKAHRRHSPPDAYTLQSSHDQASKRENGNKKHGLTAGSVIGIALGSLLVVLLVMFVFVFCIRKGKRKRQTAARTSAGTLSITMDKVTTEMQAQRIAVVADLRPPPTEKLMVDRMQGKNGSVKRIKSPVTATSFTVASLQTATNSFSQENLIGEGSLGRVYKGEFPNGKIVAIKKIDNAALSLQDEDNFIEAVSIMSRLRHPNIIALVGYCAEHGQRLLVYDYVGNGSLHDMLHFADERSKMLTWNARVRVALGTARALEYMHEVCLPSVVHRNLKSANILLDEELIPHLSDCGLAALTPNTERQQVSSTEMVGSFGYSAPEFVLSGIYTAKSDVYSFGVVMLELLTGWKPLDSSRVRSEQSLVRWATPQLHDIDALAKMVDPVLNGMYPVKSLSRFADIIALCVQPEPEFRPPMSEVVQALVRLMQRASVVRRHSSEESGFMHRTPDRDAAEMLY, encoded by the exons ATGGGATACTTGCTTTCCGACCTTTGGTCCTTAAGAACATT AGATATGAGTGACAACAATATTCACGATTCAATTCCATATCAGCTACCTCCGAACCTTATAACCCT AAATCTTGCTAGCAACAACTTAAGTGGGGACCTACCTTACTCTGTTTCTATTATGGTTTCTCTTAGATATCT GAACATTAGCCATAATTCTCTCTCGCGGTCCATTGAAGACATATTTGCCAATCTTGCTAGGCTCTCAACCTT GGATCTTTCTTTCAACAACTTCAGTGGAGATCTTCCCAGTTCATTTAGTGGGTTGGCTAATCTTTCTACTCT TCACGTTCAGAACAACCAACTAACTGGTTCTCTCACTGTTCTGGCTGGTGTGAATTTGACAGAGTT AAATGTTGCAAACAACAATTTTACTGGATGGATTCCAAGACAGTTCAGTTCCATCCATAAATTTAT ATATGATGGGAATTCGTTCGATAATAGTTTTGCTCCtcctccaccaccaccatccAAGTCACACCACCCCAGAAGACCACACAAAGCTCATCGAAGACATTCTCCCCCAGATGCATATACACTTCAGAGTTCTCATGACCAAGCTTCCAAACGAGAGAATGGAAATAAAAAGCATGGGTTGACAGCTGGTTCTGTTATAGGAATTGCTCTTGGTTCTTTGCTCGTGGTTCTCTTGGTGATGTTTGTGTTTGTATTTTGCATCCGTAAGGGCAAAAGGAAGAGACAAACTGCTGCTAGAACTTCTGCAGGAACTCTCTCTATTACCATGGACAAAG TGACTACAGAGATGCAAGCACAAAGGATTGCTGTTGTGGCAGACTTGAGGCCCCCACCTACAGAAAAGTTAATGGTCGACCGGATGCAAGGGAAAAATGGATCTGTAAAGAGAATCAAGTCCCCTGTAACTGCTACTTCTTTTACAGTTGCTTCTCTACAAACTGCAACAAATAGCTTTAGTCAAGAAAATCTTATTGGTGAAGGTTCACTTGGCCGTGTTTATAAAGGAGAATTTCCTAATGGAAAG ATAGTGGCCATTAAGAAGATCGACAATGCAGCACTCTCACTTCAggatgaagataattttattgAAGCTGTTTCAATTATGTCACGCCTGAGGCATCCCAACATTATCGCATTAGTAGGATACTGTGCAGAGCATGGCCAACGGCTTCTGGTGTACGATTATGTAGGTAATGGGAGCTTGCATGATATGCTACATTTTGCTGATGAAAGGAGCAAGATGCTAACGTGGAATGCACGTGTCAGAGTTGCACTTGGCACTGCTCGAGCATTAGA GTACATGCATGAGGTTTGCCTGCCTTCAGTTGTGCATAGAAACTTGAAGTCGGCAAACATTTTACTTGATGAAGAGCTCATTCCCCATTTATCAGACTGTGGTTTGGCTGCTTTAACACCAAACACAGAGCGGCAG CAGGTTTCATCAACCGAAATGGTTGGTTCATTTGGTTATAGTGCTCCTGAATTTGTCTTATCTGGAATATACACTGCCAAAAGTGATGTCTATAGCTTTGGGGTGGTGATGTTGGAGCTTTTGACTGGCTGGAAACCACTGGATAG TTCAAGGGTGAGATCAGAACAGTCACTTGTAAGATGGGCTACTCCTCAACTCCATGATATTGATGCCTTGGCAAAAATGGTAGATCCTGTATTAAATGGCATGTATCCTGTAAAGTCTTTGTCTCGCTTTGCTGACATCATTGCCCTCTGCGTTCAG CCTGAACCAGAGTTTCGGCCTCCCATGTCTGAAGTCGTGCAAGCACTGGTTCGGTTAATGCAAAGGGCAAGCGTGGTGCGAAGGCACTCCAGCGAAGAATCGGGTTTTATGCACAGGACTCCAGATCGCGATGCAGCAGAGATGCTGTACTAG